Proteins found in one Cheilinus undulatus linkage group 9, ASM1832078v1, whole genome shotgun sequence genomic segment:
- the cnot1 gene encoding CCR4-NOT transcription complex subunit 1 isoform X6 produces MNLDSLSLALSQISYLVDNLTKKNYRASQQEIQHIVNRHGPEADRHLLRCLFSHVDFSGDGKSSGKDFHQTQFLIQECVSLISKPNFISTLCYAIDNPLHYQKSLKPSAHLFTQLSKVLKLSKVQEVIFGLALLNSSNTDLRGFAAQFIKQKLPDLLRSYVDADLGGNQEGGFQDIAIEVLHLLLSHLLFGQKGASGVGQEQIDAFLKTLCRDFPQERCPVVLAPLLYPEKRDILMDRILPDSGELAKTMMESSLAEFMQEVGYGFCANLDECRNIIIQYGVREVTASQVARVLGMMARTHSGLTDGIPLQSISAPGSGIWSDGKDKNDGSQAHTWNVEVLIDVVKEVNPNLNFKEVTYELDHPGFVIRDSKGLHIVVYGIQRGLGMEVFPVDLIYRPWKHAEGQLSFIQHSLMSPEVFCFADYPCHTVAIDILKAPPEDDNREIATWKSLDLVESLLRLSEVGQYEQVKQLFGFPIKHCPDMLVLALLQISTSWHTLRHELISTLMPIFLGNHPNSAIILHYAWHGQGQSPSIRQLIMHSMAEWYMRGEQYDQAKLSRILDVAQDLKSLSMLLNGTPFAFVIDLAALASRREYLKLDKWLNDKIREHGEPFIQACVTFLKRRCPSIMGGLAPDKDQPKSAQLPPETLATMLVCLQSHAGSVSQEVSETILTMVANCSNVMNKARQPPPGVMPKGRAPSTSSLDAISPVQMDPLSGMGSLNLGGTATSHTQSMQGFPTSLSSAFSNPQSPAKAFPPLSNPNPSTPFGGIGSLSSQLPGMDSGPLGSGIGSGLGIPPVNTDPFGTRKMSTPGLNPPTFQQTDLSQVWPEANQHFSKEIDDEANSYFQRIYNHPPHPTMSVDEVLEMLQRFKDSTIKREREVFNCMLRNLFEEYRFFPQYPDKELHITACLFGGIIEKGLVTYMALGLALRYVLEALRKPYGSKMYYFGIAALDRFKNRLKDYPQYCQHLASIAHFLQFPHHLQECVQYIEYGQQSRDPPVKMQGSITTPGSLALAHVQAQSQPGGPKAPQPGQPSTLVTTTTTTTTVAKTTTITRPTPSSFKKDVPPSINTTNIDTLLVATDQTERIVEPPENVQEKIAFIFNNLSQSNMTQKVEELKETVKEEFMPWVSQYLVMKRVSIEPNFHSLYSNFLDTLKNPEFVKMVLNETYRNIKVLLTSDKAAANFSDRSLLKNLGHWLGMITLAKNKPILYTDLEVKSLLLEAYVKGQQELLYVVPFVAKVLESSLRSMVFRPQNPWTMAIMNVLAELHQEHDLKLNLKFEIEVLCKNLSLDINDLKPGNLLKDKDKLKSLEEQLSAPKKETKPPEEMLPVSTTGDFVPFAAPPSTPAATTTTCTTTGPPTPQFSYHDINVYALAGLAPHININVNIPLLQAHPQLKQCVRQSVERAVQELVHPVVDRSIKIAMTTCEQIIRKDFALDSEESRMRVAAHHMMRNLTAGMAMITCREPLLMSIATNLKNSFAAALRAPTPQQREMMEEAAARIAQDNCELACCFIQKTAVEKAGPEMDKRLATEFELRKHARQEGRRYCDPVVLTYQAERMPEQIRLKVGGVDPKQLAVYEEFARNVPGFLPSNDLSQPTGFLAQPMKQQAWATDDVAQIYDKCMADLEQHLHAIPPALAMNPLTQALRSLLEAVVLARNSRDGIAALGLLQKAVEGLLDATSGADADLLLRYRECHLLVLKALQDGRAYGPQWCNKQITRCLIECRDEYKYNVEAVELLIRNHLVNMQQYDLHLAQSMENGLHYMAVAFAMQLVKLLLVDERSVSHVTEADLFHTIETLMRTCAHSRANAPEGLPQLMDVVRSNYEAMIDRAHGGPNFMMHSGISQASEYDDPPGLREKAEYLLREWVNLYHSAAAGRDSTKAFSAFVGQMHQQGILKTDDLITRFFRLCTEMCVEISYRAQAEQQHNPAASAAIIRAKCYHNLDAFVRLIALLVKHSGEATNTVTKINLLNKVLGIVVGVLIQDHDVRQTEFQQLPYHRIFIMLLLELNAPEHVLETINFQTLTAFCNTFHILRPTKAPGFVYAWLELISHRIFIARMLAHTPQQKGWPMYAQLLIDLFKYLAPFLRNVELNKPMQILYKGTLRVLLVLLHDFPEFLCDYHYGFCDVIPPNCIQLRNLILSAFPRNMRLPDPFTPNLKVDMLSEINIAPRILTNFTGVMPSQFKKDLDSYLKTRSPVTFLSELRSNLQVSNEPGNRYNIQLINALVLYVGTQAIAHIHNKGSTPSMSTITHSAHMDIFQNLAVDLDTEGRYLFLNAIANQLRYPNSHTHYFSCTMLYLFAEANTEAIQEQITRVLLERLIVNRPHPWGLLITFIELIKNPAFKFWSHDFVHCAPEIEKLFQSVAQCCMGQKQAQQVMEGTGAS; encoded by the exons ACACAGTTTCTGATCCAGGAGTGTGTGTCGCTGATATCAAAGCCAAACTTTATCTCTACTCTTTGCTACGCTATTGACAACCCTCTGCATTATCAGAAG AGTTTGAAGCCATCGGCCCATCTTTTCACTCAACTGAGTAAAGTTCTAAAACTTAGCAAGGTCCAAGAG gtgaTTTTTGGCCTTGCCTTGCTCAATTCCAGTAACACAGACCTTCGGGGTTTTG CGGCACAGTTCATCAAACAGAAACTCCCAGACCTCCTGCGGTCATACGTTGACGCAGATCTTGGAGGAAACCAAGAAGGTGGCTTCCAAGACATTGCCATAGAGGTCTTGCACCTACTGCTCTCCCATCTACTGTTTGGCCAGAAGGGAGCCAGTGGGGTCGGCCAAGAGCAGATTGACGCCTTCCTCAAGACACTTTGCCGAG ATTTCCCCCAGGAGCGCTGCCCTGTGGTGCTCGCACCACTGCTGTACCCTGAAAAACGGGACATTCTCATGGACAGGATTCTGCCAGACTCGGGGGAGCTAGCTAAGACCATGATGGAGAGTTCTCTTGCAGAATTCATGCAAGAAGTTGGCTATGGCTTTTGTGCAAA TCTGGATGAGTGCAGGAACATAATCATCCAGTATGGGGTAAGGGAGGTGACAGCCAGCCAGGTAGCCAGGGTTCTTGGCATGATGGCACGTACACACTCTGGCCTGACTGATGGTATTCCACTACAG TCCATCTCTGCTCCAGGAAGTGGTATCTGGAGCGATGGTAAGGATAAGAACGATGGTTCACAGGCACACACCTGGAATGTTGAGGTTCTCATCGACGTTGTGAAAGAAGTG AATCCCAACCTTAACTTTAAAGAGGTGACCTACGAACTTGACCATCCAGGCTTTGTAATCCGGGACAGTAAAGGCCTGCACATAGTGGTGTACGGCATTCAGAGGGGCTTAGGCATGGAGGTTTTCCCTGTCGATCTCATCTATCGGCCATGGAAGCATGCCGAAGGACAG TTGTCCTTCATTCAGCACTCCCTGATGAGTCCAGAAGTGTTCTGCTTTGCTGACTACCCTTGCCACACTGTGGCTATTGACATCCTTAAGGCCCCACCAGAGGATGACAATAGGGAGATTGCAACCTG GAAAAGTCTGGACCTGGTGGAGAGCCTGCTCAGGCTGTCTGAAGTGGGTCAGTATGAGCAGGTGAAGCAGCTTTTTGGTTTCCCAATCAAGCACTGTCCAGACATGTTGGTGCTAGCGTTGCTGCAGATCTCCACCTCCTGGCACACACTGCGCCATGAACTCATCTCAACCCTAATGCCCATCTTTCTGGGCAACCATCCCAACTCGGCCATCATTCTGCACTATGCCTGGCATGGACAG GGACAGTCTCCTTCCATCCGTCAGTTAATtatgcattcaatggctgagtGGTACATGAGAGGGGAGCAGTATGACCAGGCAAAACTTTCTCGCATCCTGGATGTGGCCCAGGATCTGAAG tctcTATCGATGCTGCTGAATGGTACTCCATTTGCCTTTGTTATTGACCTTGCTGCACTTGCCTCTCGCCGTGAATACCTCAAACTTGACAAATGGCTGAATGACAAAATCAGAGAGCATGGA GAACCTTTTATCCAGGCGTGTGTGACATTCCTGAAGAGGCGCTGCCCATCTATTATGGGGGGTCTGGCCCCAGACAAGGACCAGCCTAAAAGTGCCCAGCTTCCTCCAGAGACCTTAGCCACCATGCTAGTCTGCCTGCAGTCCCATGCTGG GAGTGTATCCCAGGAGGTGTCGGAGACGATCTTGACCATGGTTGCTAACTGCAGCAATGTAATGAATAAAGCCCGGCAGCCACCACCTGGGGTAATGCCAAAAGGTCGTGCCCCCAGCACCAGCAGCCTAGATGCCATCTCTCCTGTACAG ATGGACCCTCTTTCAGGCATGGGTTCTTTAAACCTAGGGGGTACTGCCACTTCCCACACCCAAAGCATGCAGGGTTTCCCAACCTCTCTAAGTTCAGCTTTTAGTAATCCCCAGTCCCCAGCAAAGGCTTTCCCACCACTTTCCAACCCTAACCCCAGCACACCATTTGGGGGCATAGGCAGCCTGTCCTCGCAGCTTCCTGGTATGGACTCTG GTCCCTTGGGCTCAGGCATCGGTTCTGGTCTGGGGATACCACCAGTGAATACTGATCCTTTTGGCACCAGGAAGATGAGCACACCGGGCCTGAACCCACCTACCTTTCAGCAGA CTGACCTTTCTCAGGTGTGGCCAGAGGCAAACCAGCACTTTAGTAAGGAGATAGATGATGAAGCAAACAGTTATTTTCAGCGCATCTACAACCACCCACCTCACCCAACCATGTCTGTGGATGAA GTACTGGAGATGCTGCAGAGGTTCAAGGATTCAACCATCAAGCGGGAGCGAGAGGTGTTCAACTGCATGCTGCGCAACTTATTTGAGGAGTACAGATTCTTTCCCCAGTACCCAGACAAGGAGCTGCACATCACTGCCTGCCTTTTTGGTGGCATTATAGAGAAGGGTCTTGTGACCTACATGGCACTGGGTTTGGCCCTCCGATATGTTCTTGAAGCCTTAAGAAAACCCTATGGGTccaaaatgtattattttggaATCGCCGCCCTTGATAGGTTTAAAAACAG ACTAAAGGACTACCCTCAGTATTGCCAACATCTGGCTTCAATTGCTCACTTCTTGCAATTCCCCCACCATTTACAAGAG TGTGTGCAGTATATCGAGTATGGCCAACAGTCACGGGACCCTCCGGTGAAGATGCAAGGCTCCATCACCACCCCTGGCAGTCTGGCACTGGCACATGTACAAGCTCAGTCACAACCTGGTGGACCTAAAGCCCCGCAGCCAGGTCAACCCAGCACCCTCGTCACcaccaccacaactacaaccaCAGTGGCAAAGACCACCACCATCACAAGACCAACACCCAGCAGCTTCAAGAAGGATGTACCT CCCTCCATCAACACAACCAACATCGACACCCTGCTGGTAGCCACTGACCAAACAGAAAGGATTGTAGAGCCTCCAGAGAATGTCCAGGAGAAGATTGCCTTTATCTTCAACAACCTCTCTCAGTCTAACATGACACAGAAG GTTGAGGAGTTGAAAGAGACAGTGAAGGAAGAATTTATGCCATGGGTGTCTCAGTACCTTGTCATGAAGCGTGTCAGCATTGAGCCGAACTTCCACAGTCTCTACTCTAACTTTCTGGATACTCTGAAGAACCCTGAATTTGTCAAAATGGTCCTCAATGAGACATACAGAAATATCAAG GTTCTGTTGACCTCTGACAAGGCAGCTGCCAATTTCTCTGATCGCTCCCTGCTGAAGAACCTGGGCCACTGGTTGGGGATGATAACACTGGCCAAAAACAAGCCCATTCTTTATACA gaTCTTGAAGTGAAATCTCTACTTTTGGAAGCATATGTGAAAGGTCAGCAGGAGCTGCTGTATGTAGTTCCCTTTGTTGCTAAGGTTTTGGAATCCAGTCTCCGCAGCATG GTTTTCAGGCCCCAGAACCCCTGGACCATGGCCATCATGAATGTTCTTGCTGAACTTCATCAGGAGCATGACCTTAAG CTGAACCTAAAGTTTGAGATTGAAGTTCTTTGTAAGAACTTGTCTCTGGACATCAATGACCTCAAGCCAGGAAACTTGCTCAAAGACAAGGACAAGCTGAAGAGTCTGGAAGAGCAGTTGTCTGCACCAAAGAAGGAGACGAAGCCTCCAGAAGAGATGCTGCCAGTTTCTACCACAG GAGACTTTGTTCCATTTGCAGCTCCTCCATCAACccctgctgccaccaccacaACTTGCACAACCACGGGGCCCCCCACCCCACAGTTCAGCTACCACGACATCAATGTGTATGCCCTGGCAGGTCTCGCTCCACACATCAATATAAATGTCAAT ATCCCTCTACTGCAGGCCCACCCTCAGTTAAAGCAGTGTGTACGGCAGTCAGTAGAGCGAGCTGTCCAGGAACTGGTGCACCCTGTGGTTGATCGCTCTATCAAAATTGCTATGACAACCTGTGAGCAGATCATCAGGAAGGACTTTGCTCTGGACTCTGAGGAGTCCCGCATGCGTGTGGCTGCCCACCATATGATGAGGAACCTGACTGCAGGCATGGCCATGATCACCTGCCGAGAGCCCCTGCTGATGAGCATTGCCACCAACCTCAAAAACAGCTTTGCTGCTGCACTTAGG GCACCAACGCCCCAGCAGAGGGAAATGATGGAAGAGGCTGCAGCCAGGATTGCCCAAGACAACTGTGAACTGGCGTGCTGCTTTATTCAGAAAACAGCAGTGGAGAAGGCTGGTCCTGAAATGGACAAGAGACTTGCCACG gagttTGAGCTGAGGAAGCATGCACGCCAAGAGGGACGGCGTTATTGTGATCCTGTTGTTCTGACTTACCAGGCAGAGCGTATGCCTGAACAGATCAGGCTCAAG GTGGGAGGAGTGGACCCCAAACAGCTGGCTGTATATGAGGAGTTTGCAAGGAATGTTCCAGGTTTCTTACCCAGCAATGATCTCTCTCAGCCCACTGGCTTCTTGGCTCAGCCCATGAAG CAACAGGCCTGGGCCACAGATGACGTAGCTCAGATCTATGATAAGTGCATGGCAGATTTAGAGCAGCATCTTCATGCCATCCCTCCAGCACTTGCCATGAACCCTCTGACTCAGGCTCTGCGCAGTCTGCTGGAAGCTGTGGTCTTGGCTAGAAACTCCAGAGATGGCATTGCTGCTCTTGGCCTTCTGCAGAAG GCTGTTGAAGGTCTTCTTGATGCTACTAGTGGGGCTGATGCCGACTTGCTGCTTCGCTATAGGGAGTGCCACCTGCTGGTGCTTAAAGCTCTACAGGATGGACGTGCCTATGGACCACAGTGGTGCAATAAGCAGATCACCAG GTGTCTGATCGAATGCCGTGATGAGTACAAATACAACGTAGAGGCAGTTGAGCTTCTGATTAGGAACCACCTTGTGAATATGCAGCAGTATGACCTGCACCTGGCACAG tCGATGGAAAATGGACTGCACTACATGGCAGTTGCTTTTGCCATGCAGTTGGtgaagctgctgctggtggATGAACGAAGTGTGAGCCATGTTACAGAAGCTGACCTCTTCCACACAATTGAGACCTTAATGAGAACCTGTGCACACTCCAGAGCAAACGCACCTGAGGG GCTTCCCCAGCTGATGGATGTTGTTCGCTCCAACTATGAGGCCATGATTGACCGGGCCCACGGTGGACCTAACTTCATGATGCACTCTGGGATTTCCCAGGCTTCAGAGTATGATGATCCTCCAGGCCTGAGGGAGAAAGCAGAGTACCTCCTCAGAGAGTGGGTCAACCTGTATCACTCAGCTGCAGCTGGCAGGGACAGCACTAAAGCTTTCTCAGCATTTGTTGGCCAG ATGCACCAGCAGGGAATCCTGAAGACGGATGACCTGATCACAAGGTTCTTCCGGCTGTGCACAGAGATGTGTGTGGAGATCAGCTATCGGGCACAAGCTGAGCAGCAGCACAACCCAGCAGCCAGTGCAGCAATCATCAGAGCCAAGTGTTACCACAACCTGGATGCCTTTGTAAGGCTGATAGCTCTGCTAGTCAAACACTCTGGAGAGGCCACAAACACGGTGACTAAAATCAACCTCCTCAACAAG GTGCTGGGAATCGTAGTTGGGGTGTTGATCCAGGACCATGACGTCCGTCAGACAGAATTCCAACAGCTACCATACCATCGCATTTtcatcatgctgctgctggagctcaACGCTCCAGAACATGTCCTGGAGACCATCAACTTCCAGACTCTTACAGCTTTCTG CAATACTTTCCACATTCTGAGACCCACCAAAGCACCCGGTTTTGTGTACGCCTGGCTGGAGCTCATCTCCCATCGAATCTTCAttgccaggatgctagcacacACACCCCAGCAGAAG GGTTGGCCTATGTATGCACAGCTGCTGATTGATCTCTTCAAGTACCTGGCCCCGTTCTTGAGGAATGTAGAGCTCAACAAACCTATGCAAATCCTCTACAAG GGCACACTGCGAGTGCTCCTGGTCCTGCTGCATGACTTCCCAGAATTCCTGTGCGACTATCATTATGGTTTCTGTGATGTTATCCCACCCAACTGCATCCAGCTCCGCAACCTCATCCTCAGTGCCTTCCCACGCAACATGAGGCTCCCAGACCCCTTCACACCCAATCTAAAG GTGGACATGCTGAGTGAGATCAACATTGCTCCCCGTATTCTcacaaacttcacaggcgtCATGCCTTCGCAGTTCAAGAAAGACCTGGACTCGTATCTGAAGACCCGTTCACCAGTCACTTTCTTGTCTGAACTGCGCAGCAACCTGCAG GTGTCTAATGAGCCAGGAAACCGTTACAACATCCAGCTGATCAATGCTCTAGTGTTGTATGTAGGCACACAGGCGATCGCTCACATCCACAACAAGGGCAGCACTCCCTCCATGAGCACCATCACCCACTCTGCTCACATGGACATCTTCCAGAACCTGGCTGTGGACCTGGACACTGAAG GTCGTTACCTCTTCCTGAACGCGATTGCCAATCAGCTGCGCTACCCCAACAGTCACACTCACTACTTCAGCTGCACCATGCTCTATCTGTTCGCTGAGGCCAACACTGAGGCCATCCAGGAGCAGATCACCAG GGTTCTGCTGGAGAGGCTGATTGTGAACAGGCCTCACCCATGGGGTCTCCTCATCACCTTTATCGAGCTGATTAAAAATCCTGCCTTCAAGTTCTGGAGTCATGACTTTGTGCACTGTGCCCCTGAGATTGAAAA GCTGTTCCAGTCAGTGGCTCAGTGCTGCATGGGACAGAAGCAGGCCCAGCAGGTGATGGAGGGCACCGGTGCCAGCTAG